In the Brevundimonas sp. LM2 genome, GGCCGGACTTGGTGACCAGCTGGCCGGTCGGGTCGATGGTGAAGGCGCCATCGCGGGTATAGGCCTCGCCGGCCCCGTCCTGGATCTTGAAGAAGACGCCTTCGCCGTCGATGGCGAAGTCCAGCGTCCGGCCGGTCTCGTTCAGGGCCCCCTGGGCGAAATCGCGGCCCACGCCGTTGTCCAGCACGAAGCTGACGCTCGGGCGAACGGCGTCGTTGCGGGCCCGCTGGCCAATCTCGGTGCCGAGCAGCAACTGCTCGACCTTGAAGCCGGTGGTCTCCGCATTGGCGATGTTGTTGGCCGCGATGTCGAGTTCGCGACGCAGCGTCATCTGGCGGGACAGTCCGATGTAGGCGGCGTTTTCCACGGTGGGCGGGCTCCTTCGCGGCAGGTCTCGCAACGACCGTGCCAACGCGGTTAATCCCCGTCCCCCGGGCGTTTGAGCGGTGAGGAGCCCGATACACCCGGCAAATCTTGCCGGATTTACACCTGGCGTTAACCAAACGCGTCGCATTGCGGACGTTGGGATCATCCGGGGCGCGTCGATGCTGGGTTTGGGCAAGAAGAAGGACAAGCTCCCGAAAGACGACGCCACGGCCCTGGCCGTGGCCCACGGGGCCGATGTGCCGGCCGAGGGCGAGGCTCCGCCCAAGAAGAAGCTCCCCCTCCTGTTCATCATCGCGCCCGTCGCCCTGCTGGTTCTGCTGGGGGGGGAGCGGGGGCCTTCTTCATGCTCCAGCCGAAGCCCGCTGCCGCCGAGGGCGAGCACGGCGCGGCGGCCGAGGGGGACCACGGCGCGGCCAAGAAGGACGAGAAAAAGGAAGGCGGGGGCCACGGCGCGGCCAAGGAGGGCGAGGGCGAGGCGGATCCGGCCCTGGGCAAGATCGCCGAGGGCCCCGACGGCATCACCTTCTACACCCTGCCGGACATGGTGGTGAACATTCAGTCGCCCGACGGCAAGCCGACCTTCCTGAAGCTGAGCCTGACGCTTGAGATGCACGACGCCGACCTGGCCCACACCCTGCAGGGCCAGATGCCGCGCATGCAGGACATGTTTCAGGGCTTCCTGCGCGAGCTGCGGCCCGAGGATCTGGCCGGATCGGCCGGCAGCTACCAGCTGCGCGCCGAGATCCTGCGCCGGGTCAATCTGATCGCCGCCCCGTCCAAGGTGGATGCGGTCCTGATCGAAGAAATGCTGGTTCAATAGGCCGATGTCTGACGCGGGCTTAGCAGACACCGAACTCGATCCATTCGGCGGATCGGACGCCTTCGGCGACGCCGGGTCGGCCGCATCCGAGCGCATCCTGAATCAGGACGAGATCGACAGCCTGCTGGGCTTCGACCTGGGCGACGACGACGGCTCCGAGCGCTCGGGCATCCGCGCCATCATCAACTCGGCCCTCGTCAGCTACGAGCGGCTGCCGATGCTGGAGATCGTCTTCGACCGCCTGGTGCGGCTGATGACGACATCGCTTCGCAACTTCACGTCCGACAACGTCGAGGTCAGTCTCGACAACATCTCGTCGATCCGCTTCGGCGACTATCTGAACTCGATCCCGCTGCCCGCCATTCTCGCCGTGTTCAGGGCCGAGGAACTGGACAACTATGGCCTGCTGACCGTCGACTCCAACCTGATCTATTCGATCGTCGACGTGCTGCTGGGCGGGCGCCGGGGCACGGCGGCCCTGCGGATCGAGGGGCGGCCCTACACCACCATCGAACGGGTGCTGGTCCAGCGGATGGTCGAGGTCATCCTGGCCGACGCCAACGCCGCCTTCGAGCCCCTGACCCCGGTCCATTTCAACCTCGACCGTCTGGAGACCAACCCCCGGTTCGCCGCCATCGCGCGTCCCGCGAACGCGGCGATCCTAGTCAAGCTGCGGATCGACATGGAGGACCGTGGCGGGCGGGTCGAGCTGCTGCTGCCCTATGCGACGCTGGAGCCGATCCGCAAGATGCTGCTGCAGCAGTTCATGGGCGAGAAGTTCGGCCGAGACAACATATGGGAAGGTCACCTTGCCACGGAACTCTGGACCACCGACACGGTGGTCCGCGCGGTTCTGGACGAGCAGTCCTGCCCCCTGTCGACGGTGCTGAACCTGAAGGTCGGCGACACCCTGATGCTGAACGCGACGCCGGATTCGGACATCTCGATCCGCTGCGGCTCGATCCCGGTGACGACCGGCCGGATGGGCCGCAAGGGCCAGCATATCGCCATTCGCGTGGAGGGTCCGATCAGTGTCGAGGCCGCCAACAGTCTGACCAAGGGACGACGCTGACATGACCGGCATGATCCTCGACGCTGTCCTGATGCTGCTGCTGGTGGCGGCACTGGCCTATGGCGTGCGGCTGGAGAAGAAGCTGACCCAGCTCCGCTCGGGTCAGCTGGCCTTCGCCGGCGCGGTCACCGAGCTGAACGCCGCCTGCGGCCGGGCCGAAAGCGCCCTGGGATCCCTGCGCGCCTCGGGCGAGGAGGCCGACCTGCTGCACGACCGGATCATCAAGGCGCGGGCGCTGAAGACGGATCTGGAGCAGCTGATCGCCAAGGGCGCGCGCGGCGTTCTCCCTCCCCTTCATGGGGAGGGACCGCGAGCGCATGCGAGCGCGGGTGGGGACGTGTCGAGCAGAGATCACGCTGCCCCGCTCGAACCCACCCGGGCTGCTGCGCAGCCGTCCCTCCCGACAAGCGGGAGGGAGAAGCCCGCATCCGCCGCCGCCCCAGACCCCGAAGACCGCGCCTTCCGCATGGCGGCCCTGGCCGAGCGGATCCATGGCATGGCCCCGCCCGCCAAGGCCGCCGCCGCCGGTGCCGGCAATGTTCAGGCCATCCTGCAGGCCATGACCGCTAACCAAGCTGCGAAGCAAAGCCTCAACCGCGCCAAGGCTAGTCTCGACGAAGACCTGTTCGCCGCCTAACTCCTGAAAGCCTCCTGAATGGCCAAGCTGCCGCGCCTCCTGCCCCTGATCGCCATCGCCATTGGCGGGGTCGTGGCCGTGCGCGCCGTGGGGGCCGGACCGGGCCTGCTGGCCGGGGCCCAGGCCTGGGCCGAGGACGCCGGCACCGCCGTCGGCGAGGCGGCCGCCCCCCCGGCACCGCGTCCGGCCCCGGCCGTCTGCGCCCTGACGCCCGAACAGCTGGCCCAGCAGGCCGGCATCTCTCCGGCGGAGCTGCGCATCATCCAGTCCCTTTCGGCCCGCCGCACCGAGCTGGACGTCCGCGACGCCGATTTCGCCACGACCCTGCCGCTGATGGTCGCCGCCGAGGCCAAGCTGGACGCCAAGGTCCAGGCCCTGAATGCCATCAAGGCCGAGGTCCAGACCCTGTTGGGTCAGGTCGACGAGCGCCAGAAGGCCGAGACCGATCGCCTGGTGGCCGTCTATGCCGCCATGCGTCCGCGCGAGGCGGCCGCCGTCTTCGCCACTTTGGACGACAGCGTGCGGCTGCCCATCGCCGCCGCCATGCGTCCGCGCGGCCTGTCCGCCATCATGGCCCAGATGCCGGCCCCGGCCGCCCGCGAGCTGACGGAGAAACTGGCCCGTCGCTTCCAGGCCCAGCAGCTGGCCGCCCGCGCCGCCGCGGCCGCCGCCGTGGCACCCGCCCCGACCCAGACCGCCGCCGCTGCCCCTGCCACGCCCCCAGCGGCGACGCCTGCCGCCCCGGCGACCGCTGCCGCGGCCCCGACCGCCCAGCCCGCCGCCAACCGCACCCCCCAGGCCCGTCCTGCGCCCCGGGCGGCGCGTCAGGCCTCGACGCCGACGCGCTCCAACCCCCGGCCCCCGGCCGCTGCCCAGGCCTCGGCGACCACGGGGGCCCAGCCGTACGCGCCGACCGCCCCGACGGCCCCGCCGCCGTCGAACCCCACCGCGCCGCGCCAGTCGGTGCAGTAGCCACCGCGCACAGTTGGCACCGACAGCGGGGGAGGGTATCACCCGCCTCCGCTTCCTCCGCCTCTGAAGGCCCGACCATGTCCGACACGCCCCCCGACCGCCTCTCGGTCAACCCTTCCAGCCCCCACCATGACGCCGACGTGCTGGCGCGCGGCGTGGGCATCAAGTTCAAGGGCGAGGAAAAGACCAACGTCGAGGAATACTGCGTTTCCGAGGGCTGGGTCCGGCTCGCCGTCGGCAAGGCCGTGGACCGCAAGGGCAATGCCCTGACCGTCAAGCTTCAGGGCCCGGTCGAGCCGTACTTCCAGAACAGCGTCGTCGAGGACGAAGCCGAGGGCTGATCCAGGATCGCGTCCGACCCGGCCCGGCCCGGCGCGCCTCAGGCCGCCAGCCGGGTCAGGATCGAGGTGACGAAGGCCTCATCATGCGGCGTGTCGTCCGCATCGAAGACCAGCCGGTCTTCGGACCAACGGCCGAACCCTTCCGCCGGCAGGCTTTCCCGCAGCCGGACCGCCTGGGCCCGGGCCAGGGTAAAGGCCGTCGCCTTGGGGCCCGAGGCGATGGCGGTGACCCCCGCCTCGGCGGCCATGGCCCCGATCCGGGCCGCCCCGAGCAGCTTCACGACCTCGGGCGGCGGCGGGCCGAACCGGTCGGCGATCTCGTCCTCGAGCGCGTCGACGGCTGCGGGAGACGTCACCTGCGACAGCCGAGCGTAGAGGTTGATGCGCAGGGTCGCGTCGGGAATGAAGGCCTCCGGGATGAAGGCGGTCTCGTCGACCTTCAGCGGAGCGGGCGGCGGAATCGCCTCTTCGCCGCGCGCGAGCCTGACGGCGCGCTCGAGCACCTGCTGATACAGCGCCGCCCCGATCATGCGCATGTGACCGGCCTGATCGTCTCCGACCAGATCGCCGCCGCCCCTCATGTCGAGGTCGCGGGCGCTGATCGCGAACCCCGACCCCAGGCGGTCGAAGGCCTCCAGGGCGCTGAGCCGCGCCCGGGTCGAATCGGACACCTCGTCTTCCGGGTCCGTCAGCAGGAAGGCGAACCCCTGCATCCGCCCGCGGCCGACGCGCCCCCTCAGCTGGTGCAACTGCGCCAGGCCGAAACGGTCCGGCCGCCAGACCACCATGGTGTTGGCCCGCGGCACGTCCAGACCGCTCTCGATGATGTTGGTGGCCAGCAGGATGTCTCCGCGTCCTTCGGCGAAGCCCACCATGGCGTCGTCGACCTCGGCGGGCGACATCTTGCCATGCGCGACAGTCACCGACAGTTCGGGCACGAGCGTCTGCAACCGGGCCTGCATCGGCTCCAGGTCCTCGATGCGGGGGCAGACGACGAAGGCCTGACCGCGCCGGCGCTTCTCGCGCAGCAGGGCCGTGCGCAGGGAGGCGGCGTCGAAGGCCGCCAGGGCGGTCCGGATGGGGCGCCGGCGGGCAGGCGGGCTGGCGATCACGCTGACGTCGAGCAGACCGACGAGGGCGCTCTGCAAGGTCTTCGGGATCGGCGTGGCCGTCATGGTCAGGGCGTGCGGGGCCTGGGCGCGGAGCGCGTCCTTCATCTTGGCACCGAACCTCTGTTCCTCGTCGATGACGACCAGACCCAGATCCGCGAAAGTGATCGTATCGCCCGCCAGGGTCTGGGTGCCCACGACGACGCGGACGCTGCCGTCCGCCAGACCCGCCTTGACCGCCTTGGCTTCGGCACCGTCCACCAGCCGGGACAGATGCGCGACCTCGATCCCGATCTCCTTGAAGCGTCGTCGGAAGGTCTCGTAGTGCTGGCGCGCCAGCACCGTCGTCGGCGCGGCCACCATCACCTGGCGTCCGGCCAAAGCAACCGCCGCGGCTGCCCGCAGGGCCACCTCGGTCTTGCCGAAGCCGACGTCGCCGCACACCAATCGGTTCATGGGTCGCCCGGAGGCCAGGTCGTCGAGCACGCCCGCGATCGCGGCGGTCTGGTCCGGCGACTCGGGAAAGGGGAAACGGCTGGCGAAGGCGGCATAGGCCGCGGCCGGCGGTGTTACCGGGTCGGCCGCCGCCTCATCCCGTTCGCGGGTCAGGACCACCAGTCGCTGGGCGGTCTCGTCGATCTGGGCGCTGACCTCGGCGCGCCGCTTGCGCCAGGCGTCGGCGCCGATCCGGTCCAGGGTCACGGCGTCGGGCTCGGAGCCGTAGCGCCAGACCCGACCCAGGTCCTCGACCGGAGCCAGGACGGTCGTCCCCCCATGGTACGCCAGTCTCAGGACGTCACGTTCGAAGCCGCCGACCGTCACACGCTCGAGGGCCGTCAGAACCCCCAGACCGTGGTCCTCGTGGATGACGACATCGCCCGTCCGCAGTTCGATCTCGCCGGACAGGATCTGCGCGGTCGTGCGCGATGGCCCGAGACGTCCGCCCAGAACTTCCGTGGCCGTCAGGACGGTGAGGTCGAGGTCCGCGTCGTCGAAGCCGGCCGAGGGATCGGCGACGAAGGTCGAGACGCTTCCGGAGCCGGCCGCGACGATCTCGTCCCAGCGGGACGGCGAGGACGGGACGTCGACCGTCTGGCGGGCCAGAAGCCGCCGCATCGCCTGCAGCTCCGGCGCTGTCGCGCTCAGCACGATACGTCGTCCCTTGATCGACTGATCCTGGATATAGGCCGCGAGCGCCTTGCCCGGGCGACGTTCGGTGGCGAAGGCGGGCAGGGGATCCGCGACGTCCCCGGCATCGATCGCCTCGCCGCGCGCCAAGGCTGCATCGGCCTCCAATTCCGACAGGTAGAGGGCCGAGGGAGCTGCGGGCGCGACGTCCGCCCCGCCGAAGACCCGCGCCGTCTCATGGGCCTCGGCCACCTGAGCGAGGAAGCGGCCACAGCGTTGCGCCGCATCGGCTTCCACCAGCACGGTCGCCGCGTCCATACGCTCGAACAGGGTTTCGAGAGTGCCGGCGACACGCGCCAGCCCGTGTTCGATGCCGGGTTCGCGGATCTCATCGTCGGAAAGATGCAGCTCGGAAGCCCCCTGCAGCGTGAGCCGGTCGATCGCGTCCTCGGTGCGCTGGGTGATCGGGTCGTACCATTTCAGGGTCTCGATCCGCTCGTCGACCAGGGACGCGCGCACCGGGCGGTCCGCCGCGGCAGGAAAAAGATCGATCACCTCGCCGAGAAAGGCGATCTCGCCCGGCTCATCCACCCGGTCGTCCACGACATAGCCCGTCCGATCGGCGAAGGCCTTGAGCGCGTCGCGGTCGAGCGGCTCGCCGACACGAAGATCGAAAGACGCCTGCGATGCGGTCCGGGGCGGCAGGCGCTGCATCGCAGCCTCGGGCGACACCACCAGGACGACCTTGCCGGACGCCCGCTCCAGGCGGTCGAGCACGAGCAGACGGCGGCCCTGGCTCTCGCGCGAAGGCGAGGCGTGATCGTAGGGCAGGCAGTCCCAGGGCGGCAGGGCCATCACCTCCACAGCCTCCCCCGCCATCGCGGCCAGGACCCGTCCGATGTCGTCGGCTCGGGCTTCGCTGGTGGTCACCAGGATGACGTGCTCGGGGCCGTCCGTGATCCGTCGGCAGGCGAGCGCCGCGATCAGGGTGGGGCTGGGTTTCAGGCGGCGGCCGGTTTCGGGGCGAGGCGTGGGGCCGCCGACGAGAGGGGCGACGCCCGGGACGGGACTCATAGGCTTCGGCACGGCCGGGGCTCCTGGAAGGCTGCGCTGCTCAACCCGCCCGTTGCGCCAATGTTCCGCCGCCAGACACGCGAACCGCGCGTGTCACGCCGACCCGTATCATCTCAGGCGGATCGCCGACATCAGCCGGCCGAAGTCCGGCTCTCCCGCCCGGTGCGCCCGCCGGTTGGAATAGAACCGATCCGCGTCCACGCAGGTGTCGTGACCGGTCCAGGCGGCCTCTGCGACCCCGGCCTGGTCCAGCCGCCAAAGCACGAAGCCGGGCAGGTCGAACATCCGCTTGTCGACCTCGGCCCCCGGCGCGAAGAACCGGCCGGCCCCGGCGTCGTGATGTTCGAACCGGTCCTGGAAATCGGCACCGACCTCATAGCTGGCCGGGGCGATACAGGGGCCGACCACGGCCACCGTCCGATCCAGGCGGGCTCCCAGGGCGACCATGGCCGTGACGGCAGAGTGGATCACGCCGGTCAGGGCCCCCTTCCATCCGGCATGGACCGCCCCGACCACCCCGGCCTCGGCATCCGCCAGCAGGATCGGGGCGCAGTCGGCTGTCAGCACGGCGCAGATTGCGCCTGAGGTCGCCGTCACCACCGCATCCCCCTCCGGCCGCTCGCCGTCCCAGGGCCCGGTCGCCACTCGCGTTATAGCCGAATGGATCTGGTAACAGTTGGCCAGGTCGTCGGCCGCCCCGCCCATAGCCTCGGCCACGCGCCGCCGGTTTTCGGCCACGGCCCCCGCATCGTCCGCCGACCCCAGGCCGGCGTTCAGGCCCGCGTACAGTCCGGTCGAGACCCCGCCCTGTCGGGTGAAGAAGCCGTGCCTCACGCCTGCCCGGTCCAGCAGGGGATGGGTGATGGGAGAGGGCCGGTCGATCATGTCTCGAACCCCGGCACGGCCAAGCGGCGCGGCGAGAAGATCGCCGCCGCCTTGAACAGCTCGCCCATCTGGTCCGGTGCTGTCAGTCGGGCCAGCTGACGCCCGATCACCGCCGCCGCCTCGGGTCGTCCCCGGGCCAGCCGTTCGGCCCGCGCCTCGATCCCCAGCCGGTGCAGGAACGCGCCCTGGCCGAGGCAGCCGGTGACGTCCGCACCGGTCCGCAGCGCCGCTTCCAGCACCGCCGGAAAGTCCGCCCACTGGGTCACGTCCGCCTCGCCGGGAGTGTCCAGCGGGTCCACCTTCGCGTGCCGCCGCAGGGCCTGCAGCGTGTCGCCGACGCCCGGCCGATCGCGCCCATAGTCGATCAGCAGCGCGGCCCCCGAGGTCTCGGACACCAGGGTCGCCAGGTCTCGCCCGAAGGCCGCCTGCTGCTCCGACGTCTCGATCACCTGACCCGGCTCGACCGCGAAGCCGGGCCGTTCGAAGCCGCCGGTGATGCCGACCAGACCGAAGGTCAGTCCCCCGTCATCGGTGACCCCGACCCGCCGCTCGGCCCAGCCGCCCTGCGTCTTCACGAACTGCCGCGCCGGCAGACAGTCCAGCACCTCATTGGCGATCAGGATGACCGGGGCGTCGGTCTCGATCGCCCCCAACGTCCGGACCCAGCGTGGCGCGACGTCCGCCTGGGCCAGCCGCCGGGCCTGCACCGCCCGCAGGGGGGCGCTGGGTTCGATCAGGATCAGGTCGCACGCCTCCAGGAAGCCCGGGACGACCCGGGCGGCGCGCAGGGCGTCGTCCATCAGCGTGCCGTCGCCCGGCCCGACCTCGACCAGCCGGAACCGCTCAGGCGCGCCCAGCCTCTGCCAGGTCTCGACCGCCCACAGGCCGATCAGTTCGCCGAACATCTGGCTGATCAGCGGGGCGGTGATGAAATCCCCGCCTTCGCCGAGGGCCGGCCGGGTCGCATAGTAGCCGTCGGTCGGGTCGTGCAGGCAGCGGGTGACGTAGTCGGCCACCGTCATCGGCCCGGTCAGGGCGATCTCGCGCGCCAGCCTGTCCTTCAGCGCCATCAGGCCGCCGCCGGCTCCGTGGCCCCGACGGGGGGACGCATCCAGGCCCGGCGGATCAGCCAGGCCCCGATCAGGATCATCGGGATCGACAGGATCATGCCCATGGTCAGCCCGAACGGCAGCTGGTCCAGCCCCACGTCGGGCTGGCGCACCGTCTCCAGCGAAGCCCGCGTCAGGCCATAGCCGACCAGGAACAGGCCGGTGACATAGCCGGGCTTGGTCAGCAGCTGCCATTTCCAGACGGCGAGCGACAGGATGCTCAGCAGCACGATGCCTTCCAGCCCCGCCTCATACAGCTGGCTGGGGTGGCGCGGTTCGTTGCCGGCGGGGCAGAAGCCGTAGAGCTGCTCGATGCGCGCATTGCAGAACCGGACCGCCCAGGGCACGTCGGTCGTCCGGCCCCACAGCTCGCCGTTGATGAAGTTGGCCAGTCGCCCGAACAACAGGCCGATCGTCGTGACCGGCGCGATCGCATCCCCCAGGCTCAGCAGATTGGCCTGGTGCTTGCGGGCGAAGAAGAAGATGGCCAGGCAGACGCCGAGGAAGCCGCCATGGAACGACATGCCGCCGG is a window encoding:
- a CDS encoding MotE family protein, whose protein sequence is MAKLPRLLPLIAIAIGGVVAVRAVGAGPGLLAGAQAWAEDAGTAVGEAAAPPAPRPAPAVCALTPEQLAQQAGISPAELRIIQSLSARRTELDVRDADFATTLPLMVAAEAKLDAKVQALNAIKAEVQTLLGQVDERQKAETDRLVAVYAAMRPREAAAVFATLDDSVRLPIAAAMRPRGLSAIMAQMPAPAARELTEKLARRFQAQQLAARAAAAAAVAPAPTQTAAAAPATPPAATPAAPATAAAAPTAQPAANRTPQARPAPRAARQASTPTRSNPRPPAAAQASATTGAQPYAPTAPTAPPPSNPTAPRQSVQ
- the pgeF gene encoding peptidoglycan editing factor PgeF, which encodes MIDRPSPITHPLLDRAGVRHGFFTRQGGVSTGLYAGLNAGLGSADDAGAVAENRRRVAEAMGGAADDLANCYQIHSAITRVATGPWDGERPEGDAVVTATSGAICAVLTADCAPILLADAEAGVVGAVHAGWKGALTGVIHSAVTAMVALGARLDRTVAVVGPCIAPASYEVGADFQDRFEHHDAGAGRFFAPGAEVDKRMFDLPGFVLWRLDQAGVAEAAWTGHDTCVDADRFYSNRRAHRAGEPDFGRLMSAIRLR
- a CDS encoding DUF3297 family protein codes for the protein MSDTPPDRLSVNPSSPHHDADVLARGVGIKFKGEEKTNVEEYCVSEGWVRLAVGKAVDRKGNALTVKLQGPVEPYFQNSVVEDEAEG
- the fliM gene encoding flagellar motor switch protein FliM; the protein is MSDAGLADTELDPFGGSDAFGDAGSAASERILNQDEIDSLLGFDLGDDDGSERSGIRAIINSALVSYERLPMLEIVFDRLVRLMTTSLRNFTSDNVEVSLDNISSIRFGDYLNSIPLPAILAVFRAEELDNYGLLTVDSNLIYSIVDVLLGGRRGTAALRIEGRPYTTIERVLVQRMVEVILADANAAFEPLTPVHFNLDRLETNPRFAAIARPANAAILVKLRIDMEDRGGRVELLLPYATLEPIRKMLLQQFMGEKFGRDNIWEGHLATELWTTDTVVRAVLDEQSCPLSTVLNLKVGDTLMLNATPDSDISIRCGSIPVTTGRMGRKGQHIAIRVEGPISVEAANSLTKGRR
- a CDS encoding DEAD/DEAH box helicase; protein product: MPKPMSPVPGVAPLVGGPTPRPETGRRLKPSPTLIAALACRRITDGPEHVILVTTSEARADDIGRVLAAMAGEAVEVMALPPWDCLPYDHASPSRESQGRRLLVLDRLERASGKVVLVVSPEAAMQRLPPRTASQASFDLRVGEPLDRDALKAFADRTGYVVDDRVDEPGEIAFLGEVIDLFPAAADRPVRASLVDERIETLKWYDPITQRTEDAIDRLTLQGASELHLSDDEIREPGIEHGLARVAGTLETLFERMDAATVLVEADAAQRCGRFLAQVAEAHETARVFGGADVAPAAPSALYLSELEADAALARGEAIDAGDVADPLPAFATERRPGKALAAYIQDQSIKGRRIVLSATAPELQAMRRLLARQTVDVPSSPSRWDEIVAAGSGSVSTFVADPSAGFDDADLDLTVLTATEVLGGRLGPSRTTAQILSGEIELRTGDVVIHEDHGLGVLTALERVTVGGFERDVLRLAYHGGTTVLAPVEDLGRVWRYGSEPDAVTLDRIGADAWRKRRAEVSAQIDETAQRLVVLTRERDEAAADPVTPPAAAYAAFASRFPFPESPDQTAAIAGVLDDLASGRPMNRLVCGDVGFGKTEVALRAAAAVALAGRQVMVAAPTTVLARQHYETFRRRFKEIGIEVAHLSRLVDGAEAKAVKAGLADGSVRVVVGTQTLAGDTITFADLGLVVIDEEQRFGAKMKDALRAQAPHALTMTATPIPKTLQSALVGLLDVSVIASPPARRRPIRTALAAFDAASLRTALLREKRRRGQAFVVCPRIEDLEPMQARLQTLVPELSVTVAHGKMSPAEVDDAMVGFAEGRGDILLATNIIESGLDVPRANTMVVWRPDRFGLAQLHQLRGRVGRGRMQGFAFLLTDPEDEVSDSTRARLSALEAFDRLGSGFAISARDLDMRGGGDLVGDDQAGHMRMIGAALYQQVLERAVRLARGEEAIPPPAPLKVDETAFIPEAFIPDATLRINLYARLSQVTSPAAVDALEDEIADRFGPPPPEVVKLLGAARIGAMAAEAGVTAIASGPKATAFTLARAQAVRLRESLPAEGFGRWSEDRLVFDADDTPHDEAFVTSILTRLAA
- the lgt gene encoding prolipoprotein diacylglyceryl transferase, whose translation is MPFPEFDPVLIHLGPLPIRWYALAYVMGIVLGWVYAARILKSERVWAPGKAPITTVQLDDLVLWITLGIILGGRFGYALFYKPELYAQLFTGGTLGERFELLQLWTGGMSFHGGFLGVCLAIFFFARKHQANLLSLGDAIAPVTTIGLLFGRLANFINGELWGRTTDVPWAVRFCNARIEQLYGFCPAGNEPRHPSQLYEAGLEGIVLLSILSLAVWKWQLLTKPGYVTGLFLVGYGLTRASLETVRQPDVGLDQLPFGLTMGMILSIPMILIGAWLIRRAWMRPPVGATEPAAA
- a CDS encoding DUF6468 domain-containing protein gives rise to the protein MTGMILDAVLMLLLVAALAYGVRLEKKLTQLRSGQLAFAGAVTELNAACGRAESALGSLRASGEEADLLHDRIIKARALKTDLEQLIAKGARGVLPPLHGEGPRAHASAGGDVSSRDHAAPLEPTRAAAQPSLPTSGREKPASAAAPDPEDRAFRMAALAERIHGMAPPAKAAAAGAGNVQAILQAMTANQAAKQSLNRAKASLDEDLFAA
- a CDS encoding class I SAM-dependent methyltransferase, which gives rise to MALKDRLAREIALTGPMTVADYVTRCLHDPTDGYYATRPALGEGGDFITAPLISQMFGELIGLWAVETWQRLGAPERFRLVEVGPGDGTLMDDALRAARVVPGFLEACDLILIEPSAPLRAVQARRLAQADVAPRWVRTLGAIETDAPVILIANEVLDCLPARQFVKTQGGWAERRVGVTDDGGLTFGLVGITGGFERPGFAVEPGQVIETSEQQAAFGRDLATLVSETSGAALLIDYGRDRPGVGDTLQALRRHAKVDPLDTPGEADVTQWADFPAVLEAALRTGADVTGCLGQGAFLHRLGIEARAERLARGRPEAAAVIGRQLARLTAPDQMGELFKAAAIFSPRRLAVPGFET